From a single Bacillus gobiensis genomic region:
- the mreC gene encoding rod shape-determining protein MreC, giving the protein MPQFFSNKRLMFLLLSVIILVAMIGYSLRDDRTSSWPEKFISDTTGLFQNIFHTPAQFFAGFFENIDDLRNTYKENERLRSKLDEQTQYETEIQQLKIQNQELKDELGRKETLADFTTIPATLIARNPEMWYNRISINKGSNQGVEKNMAVITSKGLIGRVISVDNFKSTVQLLSDPDRRNLVAAQVVEKDSAKLVVHGLIRGYDREKKALMFEIEPDEKREIKKGDIVQTSGTGGVMPPNLPIGEVIDVQPDSYGLTKIAYVKPAADFYDIGNVTVVDRTADTADPNDLSSEEEGS; this is encoded by the coding sequence ATGCCACAGTTTTTTTCAAATAAACGGTTAATGTTTTTGCTCCTTAGTGTCATCATATTGGTTGCAATGATTGGGTATTCGTTAAGGGATGACCGGACTTCTTCATGGCCAGAAAAATTTATAAGTGATACTACCGGCTTATTTCAAAATATATTCCATACGCCCGCTCAATTTTTTGCGGGTTTCTTTGAGAACATAGATGATCTCAGGAATACGTATAAGGAAAATGAACGATTACGTTCAAAGCTGGATGAGCAGACACAATATGAAACAGAAATTCAACAGCTGAAAATTCAAAATCAAGAATTAAAAGATGAACTTGGACGAAAAGAGACTCTGGCAGATTTCACGACGATTCCAGCCACGCTTATCGCACGAAATCCGGAGATGTGGTACAACCGGATATCCATTAATAAAGGCTCAAACCAGGGTGTCGAAAAAAATATGGCAGTGATTACTTCTAAAGGGTTAATCGGGAGGGTTATCTCGGTTGATAACTTTAAATCTACGGTCCAGCTCTTAAGCGACCCGGACCGCAGAAACCTTGTTGCTGCCCAAGTTGTCGAAAAAGACAGCGCAAAATTAGTCGTTCACGGCTTGATCAGAGGATACGACCGGGAGAAAAAGGCTCTCATGTTTGAAATTGAGCCGGACGAAAAGAGAGAAATTAAGAAAGGTGATATCGTCCAAACCTCCGGGACAGGCGGTGTTATGCCTCCGAATTTGCCGATTGGCGAAGTGATTGATGTCCAGCCGGATTCTTACGGTCTGACGAAGATCGCTTATGTTAAGCCTGCTGCGGATTTTTATGATATAGGCAACGTCACAGTGGTTGACCGGACGGCTGATACAGCGGATCCAAATGATCTATCTTCAGAGGAGGAAGGTTCTTGA
- the mreD gene encoding rod shape-determining protein MreD — protein sequence MRRILLPFLMIFMLISDSLYVEFVRLPFVSEDQMAVPRFLLLALVFMAAYINQRHAVVYGLIFGLLYDINYTQILGVYMFGYAALCYLLSKAFKVLQTNAFVVIVLSVIAVAVLEFYVYGVQLVITPSILSFNAFVIERLLPTLALNCCASILTLFLFKRYFVNYKRRFLDE from the coding sequence TTGAGACGGATTTTACTTCCTTTTCTTATGATATTTATGCTGATTTCGGACAGTTTATATGTTGAGTTCGTACGATTACCCTTTGTTTCAGAAGATCAAATGGCTGTGCCGCGGTTTTTGCTGTTGGCTTTAGTATTTATGGCCGCCTATATAAACCAGCGGCATGCCGTTGTATACGGTCTTATTTTCGGGCTTTTGTATGACATCAATTACACTCAGATTCTAGGAGTCTATATGTTCGGCTACGCAGCACTTTGCTATTTGCTGTCAAAGGCGTTTAAGGTTCTTCAAACGAATGCATTCGTCGTGATCGTTCTGTCTGTAATAGCAGTAGCGGTCTTAGAATTTTATGTGTACGGAGTGCAGCTTGTCATTACACCGTCGATTCTGTCGTTCAATGCTTTTGTCATCGAGCGGCTGCTGCCGACACTCGCATTAAATTGCTGTGCTTCTATCCTTACACTCTTTCTTTTCAAACGATATTTTGTTAACTATAAACGAAGATTTTTAGACGAGTAA
- the minD gene encoding septum site-determining protein MinD: MGEAIVITSGKGGVGKTTTSANLGTSLAILEKKVCLVDTDIGLRNLDVVMGLENRIIYDLVDVTSGRCKIHQALVKDKRFDGLLYLLPAAQTSDKSAVTPEQVKELIQQLKQDFDYIIIDCPAGIEQGYKNAISGADKAIVVTTPEKSAVRDADRIIGLLEQEDIEAPRLIVNRIRSQLMKNGDTMDVDEVVQHLSIDLIGIVADDDDVIKASHNGEPIAMDPKNRASIAYRNIARRVLGESVPLQPFEEENKGVFARLKSFFGVRA; the protein is encoded by the coding sequence TTGGGTGAGGCTATTGTAATCACATCTGGGAAAGGCGGAGTAGGGAAAACCACCACCTCTGCAAACTTGGGTACGTCTTTAGCCATACTGGAAAAAAAAGTGTGCCTTGTCGATACGGATATCGGCCTGCGTAATTTAGATGTCGTTATGGGGCTTGAAAATCGAATCATTTATGATCTTGTCGACGTGACTTCCGGAAGGTGCAAAATCCATCAAGCGCTGGTAAAAGATAAGCGTTTCGACGGTTTGCTGTATCTGCTGCCTGCTGCTCAAACGAGTGATAAATCTGCGGTAACTCCTGAGCAGGTAAAAGAATTGATCCAGCAATTGAAGCAGGATTTTGACTACATAATTATTGACTGTCCAGCAGGAATCGAGCAAGGATACAAAAATGCGATTTCCGGGGCAGATAAAGCAATTGTGGTTACGACTCCGGAAAAATCAGCAGTTCGTGACGCGGACCGGATCATCGGTTTGTTGGAACAGGAGGATATCGAAGCTCCACGCTTGATCGTAAACCGTATTCGCAGCCAGCTGATGAAGAATGGGGATACAATGGATGTTGATGAAGTTGTCCAGCATTTATCGATTGATTTGATCGGAATTGTTGCAGATGACGATGATGTTATTAAGGCATCACATAATGGCGAGCCGATTGCAATGGATCCGAAAAACCGCGCATCTATTGCATATCGTAATATAGCCCGCCGTGTACTCGGCGAATCGGTTCCCCTTCAGCCATTTGAAGAAGAGAATAAAGGAGTATTCGCAAGACTGAAATCATTTTTTGGTGTCAGAGCTTAA
- the minC gene encoding septum site-determining protein MinC, translating into MKAQKQQYATIKGTKNGLTLHLNDSCSFQELLQSLQEMLSSEYYTDSKGQKINVHVELGNRFINEDQKAQICKIIAAREELSVYSIESNVISKIEAERILEESEVISVAKIVRSGQILQVEGDLLLIGDVNPGGTVRAGGNIFVLGALKGIAHAGYNGNRQAVIAASVMTPTQLRIGSILNRSPDHYQEGDKNDMECAYLDENEKMVIERLQQLAHLRPNLTRLEGGIKIG; encoded by the coding sequence GTGAAGGCTCAGAAACAACAATACGCAACGATAAAAGGCACGAAAAACGGGCTGACTCTGCATTTGAACGATTCCTGCTCATTTCAGGAGCTTCTCCAGAGCCTTCAAGAGATGCTCTCTTCCGAATATTATACGGATAGCAAGGGACAAAAAATAAATGTTCATGTGGAGCTTGGGAACCGTTTTATTAATGAAGATCAAAAAGCACAGATTTGCAAGATCATTGCAGCTAGAGAAGAGCTGTCTGTTTATTCAATCGAAAGCAATGTAATAAGTAAAATAGAAGCAGAACGGATACTGGAAGAATCTGAAGTCATATCAGTGGCAAAAATTGTCCGTTCCGGCCAAATTCTACAGGTGGAAGGTGACTTGCTTCTCATTGGGGATGTCAATCCTGGTGGAACGGTAAGAGCCGGCGGCAATATTTTCGTATTAGGGGCTTTAAAAGGAATTGCCCATGCCGGCTATAATGGCAACAGGCAGGCAGTAATTGCTGCTTCTGTCATGACCCCGACCCAATTAAGAATCGGCAGTATATTAAATCGGTCGCCTGATCATTACCAAGAAGGCGATAAAAATGATATGGAATGCGCTTATTTGGATGAGAATGAAAAGATGGTCATTGAACGCCTTCAACAATTAGCTCATTTAAGACCTAATTTAACGAGGCTTGAAGGAGGAATTAAAATTGGGTGA